The DNA window TAGTTCTTTACTAACCCTTCCTGTCATTGAAGGACAGTTAGATAATGAGGGGCTGGTTATACCGAAAGTTGTTGCTAATCTATTAAATAAAGGGGTAGGAGATACTATTCGGTTTGCTAATTTAGGGGAAGCCAAGGTTTCTGCCATTGTTGAGTATACTCAGCTTCTTTCAAGTCCTAGTAATTGGGAGCGTGCTGAATCGACTAGCTTTCGAGTCATGGCTCCACTTCATTTGTTGAGAGAGTGGACGGGTATGGATAACGAGCTTTCCTACGTAAGATTTCAAACGAATGAAGGAGGACAGGAGCTCTTTCAAGCTCTTCAGCAAGAATTTCAGCATTCAAATGTCTATGTTCAACCCGTTGTAGCTGATGATCGACAAAGTAACGACATTGGAGGGCTGTACCAGTTTTTTTACATCATGGCTGCGTTATCTATGTTCATAAGCGGATTCATTGTTTTTAATTTGATTTATACAAGTGTGATGGAGCGGAAGAAGGAATTTGCCATCATGAAGAGTTTAGGTTATCTACAAAGCTCTGTGTCTAGACTTATTCTCATTGAAGTCCTACTCCTGTCGTTCATAAGTACAGCGATTGGGGTTCCCCTGGGAATATGGCTTGGAGATCTGTTTATGCAAGCGATACTAGGGCTGTTCGATTTTGACGTTGTTTACACATTGAATTGGGAAATGTCTGCGTTACTCTCTGTCGCTATAGGAATCCTATTTCCTGTTGTGTTTTCCTTATTTCCTATTTACAATGCTGGGAAAACATCCGTGTTATTGACGTTAAAAATGGCCAATCAAACATCTTCATCGAAAAGGTCATCTATCCTTAGAGTGGTAGTAGGGGTAGGCTTACTTACTTTTGTATTTATTGATCACCCTGTCTCTTATTTAGCTATTTTAGTAAGTATCATTCTGTTGTTTCCATTCCTTTTACTAGGTCTAAGCACGATCCTTAAGCCAATTCTGAAGATAGTCTTCGGCTACTCTGGAACTTTGGCAGCCCAAAGTCTAACTCAGCAATTAAATCGAAATGCGAATACCTCAGCTATTCTTGCCGTCGGGATAGCCGTCATCATACTACTTAGTGCTGTGATAGAATCAGCTCCTGAAGGCTATGAAAATGAAATCAGGAGTACGTATGGCGGAGATATAAGAGTGACTTCAGAGGCGCCTTGGTCTAATGAGGATAGACTAGCTCTACAATCCTATGAAGCTGTTGCAAATGTTCAGCCTTTATCGGAGGCAACACCTATTACATGGGAAACACTTGAGGGGGAGTTGAGACAATTTTCTATCATTGCTGTAGAGAAAGAGGGACCTATCCTTTTTGAGAGTTCTGAAAAAGAGAGAGTATATGCCGAGTTAGGAAAGGAACCTTCTATTCTTCTAGGGCAACGGGCCTTTGATGAGTGGGGAGGAAATGTAGGAGAATCTATTTATATCAATGCTCCTTCAGGGGTACAGCAATATAAAGTCATCGATGTCGTCAATACATCGCATTACTCAGGCTATGTGGCTTTTATGGATGAAAAGCATTTAAATCATGATTTTGGCTGGGCTAATAGTTTTGATATGCTAGTAACTTTAAACGACGGATATACTGGGGAAGCGTTACGAGATCAGCTGTGGCTAGATTTTAGCCCCCATATCTCTAAGGTTGAATTGGTTGAGGATGAAATTCGATCAACGACCTCAGCCTTAACAGGAATGAACGAGTTAATCATTACCCTGTTAGTTTTGATCGTGGGACTGGCTAGTATTGGTACAGCAAATACTCTATTAATGAACACGCTGGAGCGTACCTCTGAAATAGGGACGATGCGAGCGCTTGGCTTCACCAAACAGCAGGTTAGAAAAATGATTGTTGGAGAAGGTCTACTTATAGGGCTGTCAGGAGTCATTGGAGGGATTGCATCAGGTGTGCTTTTACTTTATGTGACTAGCCAATCCAAGCTGTTAGAAGGATTTATATCTTTTCAAATCCCTCTAGGTAATAGTATACTGGCGTTAATTGCTGGTGTTTCATTAAGTCTTTTTGCCTCTTGGATTTCAAGTGCTACGGCTAGTAAAATAGATATTGTATCCTCACTCAAAGTAGGTTGAGCCATATGTCAGTTAGGTACGGATTATTAGCATTGCTTTTTCATCAACAAAATCATGGATATGACCTAAAGGTAGAGATAGAAGCCCTTCTAGGAAGTAAAGGAAAAATTAATCCTGGTCAAATCTATACGACTCTCGATCGTCTCATTCGAGATCAGCTTGTTTCATCTGCCATCATGGATGATCAAGAAAGAAAGCTTTATCAAATTAATGCCGAGGGTAAAAAGGAGCTAGAGCATTGGCTGCTAGAGCCGGTACCCTATCATGACGCTAAAGGAGATTTTCAATTTAAGTGGAGCTGTGCTCGTAAGATTGGTTTTGATCAGGAGAAAGTCATGCTGAATCAACAAAAAGCCATGATCATGAAGGATGTTATGGAATTGACTAAGCTAAAAACTGAGTTTCTCCTGCAAGGTGATGAGAATAAGTATTTATTAATCTCGGGTACACTTTTGCATTTAGAAGCAGATTTAAACTGGATTCATCAGGTTGAAAATCGAAATCGAGCATAATTTTAGATAGCTTGGTCATTTGTAATAAGGTTCGAAAAAAATCCTGCGATTGCAGGATTTTTTTCGTGTCCAGAGTCGAATGCTTAATCTTTATGTTCTTATCCCTGCGGCATATTGCTCCTATCCATGTACAACACATTCCACCTGTGTCCGTCTGGATCGGCAAAACCGCAACCGTACATCCATCCCTGATTGTTGGAGGGGGCGCTAAAGATTGTACCCCCTGCTTCTGTCACTTTTCTAGACAGCTCATCTACTTCCTCCCTGCTCTGAGCATCAATGGAGAATAATACTTCGGTAGATTTTGTTGTGTCAACGAGCTCATTTCTAGTGAAATTTCTGAAAGTCTCCTTTGGAAAAAGCATTACGAGTACATTGTTATCACCGATAAATAATTCTGCCTGACCACTGCCATGCTGCTGCTGAACAGTAAATCCGAGATGAGTGAAAAATTTAATAGATCTATCAATATCTTCTACAGGGAGATTGATCCAACATTGTTTCTTCATGATAAACTTCCTTTCTGACCATGTATTGATTTAAATAATAATTAGGCCCTAAAGATTCCAAAGTGCGTTCTATAAAGTACGCTCGCTCACTCGCTGAAGCGCACGTGCCACCGCACGACCACCGTCCACTTGAAGCTTAGACAATGGCAATTTTATCTCAAAGCAAATTGAATAATCTTACTGATCGATTTCCGTAACAATTTAAAGTTATTGTAACAAGAGTAGCAGACTGAGATTTCTTTTAAATTGCTAAAAAAATGTATTTCTGTTTATTTGACAACCCCTGTTGGTTATATTAGAGACGTGGCCAGCGTCAAGAGAAACGTATTAATACCCCCAGACAGACCTACTCAACCAAATAGCATACGATAAAC is part of the Bacillus horti genome and encodes:
- a CDS encoding VOC family protein, whose protein sequence is MKKQCWINLPVEDIDRSIKFFTHLGFTVQQQHGSGQAELFIGDNNVLVMLFPKETFRNFTRNELVDTTKSTEVLFSIDAQSREEVDELSRKVTEAGGTIFSAPSNNQGWMYGCGFADPDGHRWNVLYMDRSNMPQG
- a CDS encoding ABC transporter permease produces the protein MLNMWRISWRSITQNKKRFVLSLLGMIIGISFITAMLIADRTTNDVFDYYEQMYVGNADYWVLSDTHTYSEETLSSIKNSPAVMEALLALDKQAFFELEGDQSLNQRSVRITGVNDQNSSLLTLPVIEGQLDNEGLVIPKVVANLLNKGVGDTIRFANLGEAKVSAIVEYTQLLSSPSNWERAESTSFRVMAPLHLLREWTGMDNELSYVRFQTNEGGQELFQALQQEFQHSNVYVQPVVADDRQSNDIGGLYQFFYIMAALSMFISGFIVFNLIYTSVMERKKEFAIMKSLGYLQSSVSRLILIEVLLLSFISTAIGVPLGIWLGDLFMQAILGLFDFDVVYTLNWEMSALLSVAIGILFPVVFSLFPIYNAGKTSVLLTLKMANQTSSSKRSSILRVVVGVGLLTFVFIDHPVSYLAILVSIILLFPFLLLGLSTILKPILKIVFGYSGTLAAQSLTQQLNRNANTSAILAVGIAVIILLSAVIESAPEGYENEIRSTYGGDIRVTSEAPWSNEDRLALQSYEAVANVQPLSEATPITWETLEGELRQFSIIAVEKEGPILFESSEKERVYAELGKEPSILLGQRAFDEWGGNVGESIYINAPSGVQQYKVIDVVNTSHYSGYVAFMDEKHLNHDFGWANSFDMLVTLNDGYTGEALRDQLWLDFSPHISKVELVEDEIRSTTSALTGMNELIITLLVLIVGLASIGTANTLLMNTLERTSEIGTMRALGFTKQQVRKMIVGEGLLIGLSGVIGGIASGVLLLYVTSQSKLLEGFISFQIPLGNSILALIAGVSLSLFASWISSATASKIDIVSSLKVG
- a CDS encoding PadR family transcriptional regulator translates to MSVRYGLLALLFHQQNHGYDLKVEIEALLGSKGKINPGQIYTTLDRLIRDQLVSSAIMDDQERKLYQINAEGKKELEHWLLEPVPYHDAKGDFQFKWSCARKIGFDQEKVMLNQQKAMIMKDVMELTKLKTEFLLQGDENKYLLISGTLLHLEADLNWIHQVENRNRA